AGCTACATAGTACTATTGTTTTACTAACATATAAGATATGCCCAATCACAAAATATTGCCCATGTAAATTTTAAATGGATTCAATTAAGACCTCTTGTTAGTTTTCTGGCTGACTTTAGTCAACTTTTAGTCCTTCTTTACTGATATATGTGCACAAAACTGCATGTGATTATATACTTTGCTGATTTGGCATAATTAGAACACCAAGGGAACAACATCAATTTGAGAACTATCTTCAACTGAAACTATAAGGATCCAAACTGAATTCCGCAAAACTAGGAAACTGAAACTATCAGTAATGAAATGTTCCATGCAAATTGTAGTGGAATCTGAATGTTATGTTTAATTATCGATATCTAATAATCGATATCCGTTTCTCACAAGTCGCTATATGATTGCACCTGGCAGACAATGTTGCTGTATTATATCTCTTTTGAAGTttctgttgtgaatgatgattgtgAAGTATCTTTGAATAAATTGTGTTAAACCTTCTACAGGTTACATGAGTACTCTTTTGAGACAGGCCTAGCAACAGTTATTGACGGTAATGACATTCTAAAAGTTAATACTGAGCATTTGAGGGACCTTAGTTTTCAAGTTGGCTCTGTCTACCAATTCATCGGTGAACTCCTTATCCAACCTGATAACGAGGTAAGTGCTTGTTAAGGCTTGGTTAAAACTTTAGTATACCTAATTTTCTCTTGCAAACACATTAGGATAAACATGATACTCTTTTGTTTCTACATATAACATTTTGTTGAAAAAAATTGTTGCTCCTTTCTATAAGAccctttttaaatttttaatagcattaaataattatttactaACACACCTCTTTTTCTACAACCAACAATTCATACTATGTTGGAAACATTGACTAATTCTCTCTGAGGGTAAATTGgtagaaaaaaaaaaatcaattttaaacaaatttaacaCTACTATCATCTTTCTTAATTCTGATGATTTAGTTCATGGGGTTCTATATTTAATGATAGACAGAATATACACATACACCTACATCCGGTCCGGTGCATGCATAATGGTGTGATTCATGTTAATAAGAAGATAATTGAGCATTGTGTTCTTTGTTCCTTGATAGGGAGTTTTGCATGCCCGTGTTGGTAGAAATGTCGACGGGATTGATCTCAATCTTTATCATCAATCTTTGCTGCTTTTGAGACAGTTTCAAGCCAATCATTTGAATAATTCAGCAACTTAACTTTGGAGGATTATTTTTGTAGACCAGAAGGCATGATCATATTTTCCATCAAAATATAAAAGGTGGACGTTGCTGTTCGTCCCTTAATGAATTGAAGTGAATCACATTATTTCAACATGAATTTTAATATGCTTTTAACAGTCTCTTTCAGTATGGTGGTGTATCAACATTATTTCAACATCTTTATAGCATTTGAATACTTGGATGTTCCATATGATTAACATATTTCCATTTATTTGGGAACTCGTAGGTCCACTGATTTATGTCATAGCTGTAGTGGTTGGAAAAGGTACAGAACAACAActtaacatacaaagtttctctttCTCACATTATTGTCTACCACTCATTCAGAAATATGGAGGTAGAATTATAATTTTCATTGACAAGCAATGAATTATGTTTTTGACGATGCATTTTAAGCCTGTAATGATGGAATATTTGTTGGTTTTCATGTCCCACTCATTACTCCACatgtttatttgattttgatcttCATTAAGCACGCTAGTGACATTTTATACATAAATTCTTGGTGCTAGTGGAGCAGTATAAATACTCCACTTTAAACATAAAATTAAGAgtgtgtttgggagtttggagggggaATGAGAGGAAGATAAGGACTTTGAAAAAAGAGAAGGATTGAGTGAAAATAATTGAATGATTTTGGTTGGGAGGATATGCTTTTATTCAAAacattaaaaactccataatttGGTAGAACTCAAAGTTTGTATTGAATGATTGTTTTGGAGGACTTCCACTACTTTTCTAAATACCTTTTGGGTCTGTTTGGTATAAAtaacggttgactgataagctag
The Vicia villosa cultivar HV-30 ecotype Madison, WI linkage group LG6, Vvil1.0, whole genome shotgun sequence genome window above contains:
- the LOC131610546 gene encoding CST complex subunit TEN1-like, whose protein sequence is MASLEVKSGALVSLQDLRPSSPFFKQGTSLRIIGKLHEYSFETGLATVIDGNDILKVNTEHLRDLSFQVGSVYQFIGELLIQPDNEGVLHARVGRNVDGIDLNLYHQSLLLLRQFQANHLNNSAT